Sequence from the Longimicrobiaceae bacterium genome:
GTCGCGGCCGTGCTCGCGGAGACGGGCGTGCCCCCGGGCTGCGTGAACCTGGAGATCACCGAGAGCGTGCTGGCGCAGAACGTGGAGTCGGTCGCGCAGTCGCTCAAGGGCCTGCGCGACCTGGGCGTGCGCATCTCCATGGACGACTTCGGGACCGGGTACTCGTCGCTCAGCTACCTGCACCAGTTCCCCATCGACACGCTCAAGATCGACCGCTCGTTCGTGAGCCGCCTGGGCCCGCGCTCGCGCGCCGCCACCATCGTGGGCAGCATCGTGGCGCTGGCCAACAGCCTGGGCATCAACACCGTCGCCGAGGGCGTGGAGACGCCCGAGCAGCGCGAGCAGCTTCTCAAGTACGGCTGCGTGCTGGGCCAGGGCTTCCTCTTCGCCCGCCCCCTCGCCCCCTCCGATGCCGCCGGCTGGATCTACCGCTGGCTCATCGCCGGCGCCTCCGCCCCGCAGCTCTGACGCGAAGAACGTTCGCCGCCCTCGCGCAGACGTTTACACCGCAAGATGGACAGAGACGTCGCAATCCGTTGTCGAGCGGCACATTAGATGCTTGGTGCAATCGGCTGCAGGGGTGGCATCGAACCCTCGTTTATTGAGGACCTATGGTAGATTGGTGGAATACGTTCTTCGTGAACGTAGCATCCTCGCTGGTTTCCAGGATGGCGGAAGGCGGTTACCGCGCCCTTCGCCGCTATTGGGATGAAAAAAAATTTTGGCTACAGGTATTCTACCGTTTAAAAAGGTCGCTTACCTTGACAACATAAGAATCACATGGGAACCGTTGGAAAGCGTCTTAATCCTTAATCGAAATCGTCTGTTGAACCGCTGAGTTCGTAAGAAGAACACACCTTCAATTCACGGATTGTATTCACGCTTCAGTAGGTATATGAGCGTTCGCGGCGATAGCTTCAGGTCGCCGGCAGAGTCTCGAAGCAGCAACAGGCTCCCAGCGCTTCCGCCGGGAGCCTGCTTCGTGTAGGAAACCTTCGCGCCGGCTCACCCGAGCTCTTCCACGCGCTTCTGGAAGGCGGCGAGCAGGGCCTGGTCGATCTCGCGGAGATCGTCGGTGTTGATCGTGGTGTCCTGCGTGAGGAACTCGAAGCGGTACTTGGGCGCGGTGCCCTCGCGAAAGTTGAAGAGCTTCCCTTTCCGCTCCTGCTTGTAGTAGACCGAGAACACCGTCTTGTAGTCCATCGGCCGAAGGTGTGCGAGCTTGCCGTACATCTCCTCGTCCGGGCCGATGAGGAACGGAAGGCGGACGCGGACGTAGTCGTAGACCGCCAACTCCGTCTCCGTAGTCACCACGCCCGCGTCGTTGCCGTTCATCACCACGGGCGGCATCTCGGGCTGCGGAATCTCGGGAACCACCTGCGTCTGCTGCTCGGGGCGCAGGCGCACGACGTCTTCGCGGTCGGCGAAACCCACACGCTCCAGGATCTTCTTGTCCAGCACCTGCTGGATGGCCGCCGTGACGATGGGAAAATGCTCCTCCACCAGCCGCGTGGTGCGCCGTCCGTCGATGTTCGCGAGGTCCATCAGCACGCGCACCAGCCGCTCGTCGGGCTTCTCGAAGTTCCGCCGGAGCGCGTCGACGTACGCGGCCATGTAGATCTTCCGCTTCGCGTCGGCGCCGACGTCGGCCGGGTCGAAGGTGCCGCGGCGCAGCTTCAGAAGCGCGTCCAGCGCCTGCTCGGCCACCTGGTCGCGCGCGATCTCGGAGAGGTCGATGACGACGAACGGCTCGTCGTCCATCATGTTCTCGAGGTTCGTGTCGGTGAAGAGCTGGTACACCAGGCCGTCCGTCAGCACGCCCAGCTTCACCGTGGGCACCGCGTTGAAGTAGCCCTTCAGCTCACCGCGGTTCGCATCCACCAGCGTGCCGACCTTCTTGCACTCCACCGCGATCACCGGGTCCTTGTTCAGGCAGATCGCGTAGTCGACCCGGTTCTTGAACTTGTCCGAGAACGACGCGTGGGCCTCGGGGATGATCTCGTCCGGGTCCAGCGGGTCGTACCCGAGAAGCTGGAAGAACGGGAGGATGAGGTACTGCTGCGTCGCCGCCTCGCTGAACGCCCTCCCGGCCCGTTCCAGCGCGGTCAGTGCGTGCGCGTTGAGCCGCGCCCGGAATTCTTCGCTCATCGTGGCCGTGGTGTAGGAGGGCTCGCGCAGATCGCCGAGACGGCGGCGACCAGAACACTTGTCGGCCGCCAGCGTACGATTTCACCCGCCACGCTCCCGCGACACGTGTTAATCCGATCCAACGACGAAACAGGCTCCCAGCATCATGCCGGGAGCCTGCTTCTTATTGAGACCGAATGCTCATGCAGAACACGTCCCCCGCAGCTTCGAGGTCGATCACCCGAACCAAGCCCCGAATGCCCCCTAACGCACCATCCCCCAAGCAGTTCTCCCCTCTCCCGCTTGCGGGGGAGGGGCCGGGGGAGGGGGCACCTTTCCGCCGCGACACCCTCCCCGCAACCGCTTCACATCCCCGAAACCGCACCGACCAGCCGCCGCTAGTTCACCGCCCCAGGGTTCTCGATCAGGTGCAGCCAGGTGAGGCTGGTCTGCGTCTCCAGAGCCTTCAGCGAGAATTCGTAGGCGCCGGGAACGGGGAAGACCACGCCGTTCAGCTCCATCACCACGCGCGTCTGCGGCGGGCCGGCGAAGGCGGGGCCGTCGGACACCGTGCTCTGGCCGTTGATGGTGCCCACCGGGCTCCCCGACGGGTCCAGCAGGTCGATGGCGAAGGGGATGTCGCCGCGCTCGCCCTCGGCCCACTCCATCACCACGATGAGCGTCATGGTGTCCTGCTGCGCCGGGAAGCCGGGCGCGTACAGCTGCGTGAACACGCCGTGCACGTCCAGCCGGCCGTCCTGCCGCTCGTTGGCGTTCTCGCACAGCATCGAATAGAGGACCTTCACGTCGTCTCCGGGTTCGGGATGGTGGAATCTGGGGAATCGCCCGCCGTCCAGCCCAGGCGCACGCGCACCGCCTCGGCGTGGCCGAACAGGCCCTCGGCCTCGGCCAGGCGCACCACGTGGGGCGCGTCGCGGCGCAGGCGGGCCTCGCTGAGGCCGATCAGGCTGGTGCGCTTCAGGAAGTCGTACACGCCCAGCGGCGAGGCGAAGCGCGCGCTGCCGCCGGTGGGCAGCACGTGGTTGGGCCCCGCGAAGTAGTCGCCCATGGGCTCGGGCGAGTGGCTGCCCAGGAAGATGGCGCCCGCGTTGCGGATGCGCCCCGCCAGCGCCAGCGGCTCGGCCACCAGCAGCTCCAGGTGCTCCGGCGCGCGCAGGTCCGCCGCCGCCGCGGCTGCGTCCAGGTCCGGCACGATCACGATGGCGCCGTTGGCCTCCAGGGCGGCCCGCGCCACGTCGCGCCGCGGGTTGCGGGCGAGCAGCCGCTCGATCTCCCACGGCACCGTCTCCGCCAGCTCGGGCGAGGGGGTGACCAGCCAGGCGATGGCGTCCGGGTCGTGCTCCGCCTGGCCGATGAGGTCCGCGGCCACGTGCACCGGGTCGGCGGTATCGTCGGCGATCACCAGGATCTCGCTGGGCCCGGCCACCATGTCGATGTCCACGCGCCCGAACACCTGCCGCTTCGCCTCGGCCACCCACTTGTTGCCGGGGCCAACGATCTTGTCCACCCGCTCGATGCTCTGCGTGCCGAACGCCAGCGCCGCCACCGCCTGCGCCCCGCCGATGCGGATCACTTCGGTTACGCCGGCCACGTACGCCGCCGCCAGCACCACGGGCACGATCTCGCCGCGCGGCGTGGGCGTGACCATCACGATCTCGTCCACCCCCGCGACCGAGGCGGGGATCGCGTTCATCAGCACGGAAGACGGGTAGGCCGCACGCCCGCCGGGCACGTAGATGCCCACGCGGCGCAGCGGCATCACGCGCTGGCCCAGCAGCGAACCGTCCGCGTGCAGGTCCGTGAAGCCGTGCTCGCGCTGGCGCTCGTGGAAGTCGCGGATGCTGGCCGCCGCCGCCCGCAGCGAATCCAGCAGCGCGGGGGCGATCGATGTTGCCGCGGCCGCGAGCTCGTCCTCGCCGATGCGGAGGTCGGCCATGCGCTCCACGTCCACGCCGTCGTACAGGCGCGTGTACTCCTCCACCGCCGCGTCGCCGCGCTCCGCCACGTTGCGCAGGATGTGCGCGACCGCCTCCCGCAGCTCCGGATCGTCCGTCGACGCCTCTGCCGCCATCGCCCGCAGCTCGTCGAACGGCGGCGCGCACCGCAGCGTACGAATCGTCAGCACCGCTGCCCGCCTCTCGCCCGGGATGCACGTTCGGACGCGCCGTCCGTCCTCCCCGCATCCCCGGTGTCGTGTTCGGTAGATGTGGATCCGCCAGATGCGGATTCCGCAGATCCAGCCCGGCTCGCATCCACCTCGCCCGAACCTCTCTCCGCCGATGCGAAACGTCCCGCGCCCCCATCCCCCGACGCCGGTCCGGCAGATGCAGACTGCGGCGCATCAACATCTCCCGAAGTGCGTTCGGTAGATGCGGAACGCCGCGCATCCCGCTCGCCCGACGCGTTCTCGGCGGATGCGACTTCTTGCGACGACAGCGCGGACGCGGGCAGATGCGCATCTTCCGATTGCCCGCCGTTGGTAGAGGCCGAAGACGCGGCGGAATCTGCGGATGCGGCGGCTTCGACGGCGGCGGCGAGCTGCCCGATGAGGCGCTGGTGCTCCTCCAGCCGCAGCTTGTGGCTGGCGCGGTTCACGATGAGCCGCGCGGACGAGGCGGAGACCTCTTCGACCACGACCAGGCCGTTCTCGGCCAGCGTGCGGCCCGTCTGCACCAGGTCCACGATCCAGTGCGCCAGCCCCAGCAGCGGCGCGATCTCTACCGATCCGGAGATGTGGATCAGCTCCACCTGCATGCCCTTGCGCGCGAAGAAGGCGCGGGCCGATTCCACGTACTTCGTCGCCACGCGCGGCGTCTCACCGCCGGGCAGGTGCGGGTACGGCGCGCCCGCGGGAGCAGCCACGGCCAGCCCGCACGGCCCGAAGCGCAGGTCCAGCGGGCGCAGCACGTCCGGCCCGCGTTCCACCAGCACGTCCAGCCCCACCACGCCCGCGTCGGCCACGCCGGACTCCACGTACACCGGCACGTCGATGTTCTTCACCGGCAGGAACTCGAACCGCCCGTCGATGGACGGCAGGATCAGGCGCCGCGACTCGCGCACCGCCGGGTCGATGGTCGATTCCAGCGCGGCGAACAGGCGCAGCGCCTCGTCCATCATCCGCCCCTTCGGCAGGGCGATTCGCAGCGGGCCGCGGCTCACGCCTCACCGTCCGCGAGCAGGTCGGCCAGCGCGTCCGTCTCCAGCGCGAAGCCCACGGCCGGGCGGTCCGCGCCGTACAGCGCCAGCAGCGCGTCGTACCGCCCGCCGAAGCCCACCGCGCGGCCTACGCCCGCCACGAACACCTCGAACTGGATGCCCGTGTAGTAGCCCAGCCCGCGGATCTCGCCCAGGTCGTACACCACGTGCTCGCGCTCCTCGGGCGTGAGCAGCGCGTCCACGGCCCGCAGCCGCTCGATCGCCTCCTCAGCCTCGCCGCCGGACGCGAGCGACCGCGCCCGCAGCAGCACCTCGCCGCGGCCGATCAGCTCCGG
This genomic interval carries:
- a CDS encoding type I restriction endonuclease, which codes for MSEEFRARLNAHALTALERAGRAFSEAATQQYLILPFFQLLGYDPLDPDEIIPEAHASFSDKFKNRVDYAICLNKDPVIAVECKKVGTLVDANRGELKGYFNAVPTVKLGVLTDGLVYQLFTDTNLENMMDDEPFVVIDLSEIARDQVAEQALDALLKLRRGTFDPADVGADAKRKIYMAAYVDALRRNFEKPDERLVRVLMDLANIDGRRTTRLVEEHFPIVTAAIQQVLDKKILERVGFADREDVVRLRPEQQTQVVPEIPQPEMPPVVMNGNDAGVVTTETELAVYDYVRVRLPFLIGPDEEMYGKLAHLRPMDYKTVFSVYYKQERKGKLFNFREGTAPKYRFEFLTQDTTINTDDLREIDQALLAAFQKRVEELG
- the hisD gene encoding histidinol dehydrogenase, whose protein sequence is MLTIRTLRCAPPFDELRAMAAEASTDDPELREAVAHILRNVAERGDAAVEEYTRLYDGVDVERMADLRIGEDELAAAATSIAPALLDSLRAAAASIRDFHERQREHGFTDLHADGSLLGQRVMPLRRVGIYVPGGRAAYPSSVLMNAIPASVAGVDEIVMVTPTPRGEIVPVVLAAAYVAGVTEVIRIGGAQAVAALAFGTQSIERVDKIVGPGNKWVAEAKRQVFGRVDIDMVAGPSEILVIADDTADPVHVAADLIGQAEHDPDAIAWLVTPSPELAETVPWEIERLLARNPRRDVARAALEANGAIVIVPDLDAAAAAADLRAPEHLELLVAEPLALAGRIRNAGAIFLGSHSPEPMGDYFAGPNHVLPTGGSARFASPLGVYDFLKRTSLIGLSEARLRRDAPHVVRLAEAEGLFGHAEAVRVRLGWTAGDSPDSTIPNPETT
- the hisG gene encoding ATP phosphoribosyltransferase, whose protein sequence is MSRGPLRIALPKGRMMDEALRLFAALESTIDPAVRESRRLILPSIDGRFEFLPVKNIDVPVYVESGVADAGVVGLDVLVERGPDVLRPLDLRFGPCGLAVAAPAGAPYPHLPGGETPRVATKYVESARAFFARKGMQVELIHISGSVEIAPLLGLAHWIVDLVQTGRTLAENGLVVVEEVSASSARLIVNRASHKLRLEEHQRLIGQLAAAVEAAASADSAASSASTNGGQSEDAHLPASALSSQEVASAENASGERDARRSASTERTSGDVDAPQSASAGPASGDGGAGRFASAERGSGEVDASRAGSAESASGGSTSTEHDTGDAGRTDGASERASRARGGQRC